The following are encoded together in the Lactuca sativa cultivar Salinas chromosome 1, Lsat_Salinas_v11, whole genome shotgun sequence genome:
- the LOC111899421 gene encoding farnesylcysteine lyase, whose translation MFTITVVILSILSLTTPSSSSDQPPRSPTDVCIIGTGIAGSSVAHFLRQYSSSISQIRMFERHPIVGGRMATVTIGGETFEAGASILHPKNYHALNFTHLLNLKVKGPSASDSSFSLGIWDGQKFLFKTIDSKSKSSVVQYFVSLANSLRMFVRYGVSLLKMTNFVEVTVDNFLKYYESKESRPIFNTVEDMLKWADLYNLTTQTLEEKLVALNYSPLLIQELITVITRINYGQSVRISGLAGAVSLAGSGGNLWAVEGGNWQMAAGLVNRSDVTLHLEEEIESVTNLDGFYELNSTKGNSYTCQVTVVATPLDELNIQFTPKFSIPERKLQHTHATFVRGLLNPVYFGLDSVLEIPELVGTIESDELPFTCISILKEHSENDMTYKMFSRQSLSDTLLDQIFSIRSETIRINWGAYPHYHAPEKFAPFMLDDGHLYYVNAFENAASTMETGAVAAENIARLVLSRLSSQQPLRMYGLKTSILDSSPEHREL comes from the exons ATGTTCACTATTACTGTCGTAATTCTCTCGATTCTCTCGCTAACAACCCCATCATCTTCTTCCGATCAACCACCCCGATCCCCGACCGATGTCTGCATCATCGGTACCGGCATCGCCGGTTCATCCGTCGCACACTTCCTTCGTCAATACTCCTCAAGCATATCCCAAATCCGCATGTTCGAGCGTCATCCCATCGTCGGAGGTCGTATGGCAACCGTCACCATCGGCGGAGAAACATTCGAAGCTGGTGCCTCAATTCTTCATCCCAAAAACTACCACGCTTTGAACTTCACCCATTTGTTGAATCTCAAAGTCAAGGGGCCTTCCGCTAGTGATAGTTCTTTCTCGCTCGGCATTTGGGATGGTCAAAAGTTCTTATTCAAAACTATTGATTCCAAATCAAAGAGTTCGGTGGTTCAGTACTTCGTCTCCCTCGCTAATTCGTTGCGAATGTTCGTCCGATATGGTGTTTCCCTCCTTAAGATGACCAATTTTGTTGAG GTTACAGTGGATAATTTCTTGAAGTATTATGAAAGCAAGGAGTCAAGACCAATTTTCAACACTGTTGAAGATATGCTCAAGTGGGCAGACTTATACAATTTAACAACACAAACATTAGAAGAAAAATTAGTTGCTCTCAATTATTCTCCTCTCCTTATACAAGAGCTTATCACT GTTATAACAAGAATCAACTATGGTCAAAGTGTCAGAATCAGTGGACTTGCAGGTGCTGTTTCTCTAGCTGGATCAGGAGGAAACTTATGGGCAGTTGAAGGTGGAAACTGGCAGATGGCTGCTGGATTAGTCAACAGATCTGATGTTACTTTGCATCTTGAAGAGGAAATAGAATCAGTCACAAATCTTGATGGTTTTTATGAACTTAATTCCACTAAAGGAAACAGTTACACATGTCAAGTTACAGTGGTTGCTACACCTTTAGATGAGCTCAACATTCAGTTCACCCCAAAATTTTCTATCCCAGAAAGAAAATTACAGCATACACATGCAACTTTTGTCAGAGGCCTCTTGAATCCT GTGTACTTTGGGTTGGATTCAGTTTTGGAGATTCCAGAACTTGTTGGGACTATAGAGAGTGATGAGCTTCCATTTACATGCATCTCCATTCTCAAGGAACATAGTGAGAATGATATGACTTACAAGATGTTCTCTCGTCAAAGTTTGAGTGACACATTGTTGGATCAGATCTTTAG TATAAGGAGTGAGACAATAAGAATAAATTGGGGTGCGTATCCACATTATCATGCTCCTGAGAAGTTTGCTCCATTTATGTTGGATGATGGACATCTGTATTATGTGAATGCATTTGAGAATGCAGCAAGTACTATGGAAACTGGTGCTGTTGCTGCTGAGAATATAGCGAGACTTGTCCTTTCAAGGTTATCTTCCCAACAGCCTTTGAGAATGTATGGTTTGAAGACTTCTATATTAGATTCAAGCCCTGAGCATCGGGAGTTGTGA